A single Colias croceus chromosome 10, ilColCroc2.1 DNA region contains:
- the LOC123694808 gene encoding programmed cell death 6-interacting protein: protein MAELLAVPFKKSSDVDIVKPLKNLIQNTYSQSTEDFSDAINELSRLRTAAIWKVFEKSTLDDLYSYYDQLVSLESKIPPQEVQIPFKWKDAFDKGSIFGGRMSLTISYLAYERMCILFNIAAMQSAIAAQQPLDTEESLKLAAKLLQQSAGIFAYLKGNIMLAVHQETTPDLNPDTLNALSQLMLAQAQEVIAYKCIRDEMKDSMVAKVCAQCEELFTDALRSMQKDALKNLWERDWLSTISAKQATFRGLTQYHQAQVCRANKSVGEEIARLQLAGELLRAAPGGAGGGRVGELAARAGRQLAAAARDNDFIYHERVPEAAALEPVPRAPVAKPLPPQPRWGAAPDLWEALLPAVVHAALAASDARRAELVGAEINKLRDATQLLNSIMASLNLPACIESPSGGGLPESIRSKARAVREAGGLAALQQLMADLPDLLQRNRDILNEAERMLREEEQADAALRTQFGARWARTASPQLTEAFRANSAKYAQIIDNAVRADAIVQQKFQQHKESIELLSRSEGEIDADVPDAPAPRGADGDALRALRALVADVEALKAQRDELEAALKDATLDLRERFLAALAADGALDEPALSAAALGAALAPLQRRAAASLAAQERLAAELQAAHARLMATRGGASGRDAALGKLCAAHDAYQDLTGNLQEGVKFYNDLTQLLVAFQNKVSDFCFARKTEKEELLKDLTQEASRGTARPAPSPPQHHVDAANEPAVVKKEAPPRPPPPSAGSAPAATSSALPYPAQPQGMPLPYGAAPYAVYAPVPAMYNPYATLPYPHHVRPQQPYQPYQYPPPPAGYPQPPPAGYNPYPPAPQ, encoded by the exons ATGGCTGAACTATTAGCCGTCCCGTTTAAAAAATCTTCCGACGTAGACATCGTCAAaccattaaaaaatttaattcaaaatacgTATAGTCAAAGTACAGAAGACTTTAGCGATGCGATCAACGAGTTAAGCCGCCTGCGAACCGCAGCTATTTGGAAAGTGTTCGAGAAGTCCACTCTGGATGATCTTTACAG CTACTATGACCAACTCGTATCACTGGAGAGTAAGATTCCCCCGCAGGAGGTGCAGATTCCGTTTAAATGGAAGGATGCCTTCGACAAAGGATCAATATTTGGCGGTCGAATGAGTCTCA CTATAAGCTATTTAGCTTATGAACGAATGTGCATCCTGTTCAACATAGCAGCCATGCAGAGTGCTATAGCTGCTCAGCAGCCTCTGGACACTGAAGAATCACTCAAACTAGCAGCTAAACTACTGCAG CAATCGGCTGGTATATTTGCATATCTGAAAGGGAACATAATGTTGGCGGTGCACCAGGAGACTACTCCCGACCTCAACCCGGACACTCTGAATGCTCTGTCACAACTGATGCTGGCTCAGGCTCAGGAAGTCATCGCTTACAAATGTATTAGAG atgaAATGAAAGATAGCATGGTTGCAAAGGTGTGTGCGCAGTGCGAGGAGCTATTCACGGACGCCCTGCGCTCCATGCAGAAGGATGCGCTCAAAAATCTGTGGGAGAGAGATTGGCTATCCACA ATAAGCGCGAAGCAGGCCACGTTCCGCGGGCTGACGCAGTACCACCAGGCGCAGGTGTGCCGCGCCAACAAGAGCGTGGGCGAGGAGATCGCGCGGCTGCAGCTGGCGGGCGAGCTGCTGCGCGCGGCGCCGggcggcgcgggcggcggCCGCGTGGGCGAGCTGGCGGCGCGCGCCGGGCGCCAGCTGGCCGCCGCCGCGCGCGACAACGACTTCATCTACCACGAGCGCGTGCCCGAGGCGGCCGCGCTGGAGCCCGTGCCGCGCGCGCCCGTCGCCAAGCCGCTGCCGCCGCAGCCGCGCTGGGGCGCCGCCCCAG ACCTGTGGGAGGCGCTGCTGCCGGCGGTGGTGCACGCGGCGCTGGCGGCCAGCGACGCGCGCCGCGCTGAGCTCGTCGGCGCCGAGATCAACAAGCTGCGCGACGCCACGCAGCTGCTCAACAG CATAATGGCGTCGCTGAACCTGCCGGCGTGCATCGAGAGCCCGAGCGGCGGCGGGCTGCCCGAGTCCATCCGCAGCAAGGCGCGCGCCGTGCGCGAGGCGGGCGGGCTGGCCGCGCTGCAGCAGCTCATGGCCGACCTGCCCGACCTGCTGCAGCGCAACCGCGACATACTCAACGAG GCGGAGCGCATGCTGCGCGAGGAGGAGCAGGCGGACGCAGCGCTGCGCACACAGTTCGGGGCCCGCTGGGCGCGCACCGCCTCGCCGCAGCTCACGGAGGCGTTCCGCGCCAACAGCGCCAAGTACGCGCAGATCATCGACAACGCCGTGCGCGCCGACGCCATCGTGCAGCAGAAATTCCAGCAGCACAAGGAG AGCATCGAGCTGCTGAGCCGCAGCGAGGGCGAGATCGACGCGGACGTGCCGGACGCGCCGGCGCCGCGCGGGGCGGACGGCGACGCGCTGCGGGCCCTGCGCGCGCTCGTGGCCGACGTGGAGGCGCTCAAGGCGCAGCGCGACGAGCTGGAGGCGGCGCTCAAGGACGCCACGCTGGACCTGCGCGAGCGCTTCCTGGCCGCGCTGGCCGCCGACGGCGCGCTGGACGAGCCCGCGCTGTCGGCCGCCGCGCTGGGCGCCGCGCTGGCCCCGCTGCagcgccgcgccgccgcgTCGCTGGCCGCGCAGGAGCGCCTGGCGGCCGAGCTGCAGGCGGCGCACGCGCGCCTCATGGCGACGCGCGGCGGCGCCAGCGGCCGGGACGCCGCGCTCGGCAAGCTGTGCGCGGCGCACGACGCCTACCAGGACCTCACCGGCAACCTGCAAGAGGGCGTCAAGTTCTACAACGACCTCACGCAG CTGCTGGTGGCGTTCCAGAACAAAGTGTCGGACTTCTGCTTCGCGCGCAAGACGGAGAAGGAGGAGCTGCTGAAGGACCTGACGCAGGAGGCGTCGCGCGGCACCGCCCGCCCCGCGCCCAGCCCGCCGCAGCACCACGTCGACGCCGCCAACGAG CCGGCGGTGGTGAAGAAGGAGGCGCCCCCTCGGCCGCCGCCCCCCAGCGCGGGCTCCGCCCCCGCGGCCACGTCCTCTGCGCTGCCCTACCCCGCGCAACCACAAG GCATGCCGCTGCCGTACGGCGCGGCGCCGTACGCCGTGTACGCGCCCGTGCCCGCGATGTACAACCCGTACGCCACGCTGCCGTACCCGCACCACGTGCGCCCGCAGCAGCCCTACCAGCCCTACCAGTACCCGCCGCCGCCCGCCGGCTACCCGCAGCCGCCGCCCGCCGGCTACAACCCCTACCCGCCGGCGCCGCAGTAA
- the LOC123694809 gene encoding cytochrome c oxidase subunit NDUFA4, which translates to MQGLSIQSLKKHKALIPLFVCVGLGCGASVFYTLRLALRNPDVSWNKKSNPEPWEEYRNKQYKFYSPNRDYSKEECPAPKY; encoded by the exons atGCAAGGTCTCAGTATTCAAAGTCTTAAAAAGCACAAGGCC TTGATCCCCCtgtttgtgtgtgtgggtTTGGGTTGTGGAGCGTCAGTGTTCTACACCCTGCGTCTGGCCCTCCGCAACCCTGATGTGTCGTGGAACAAGAAGAGCAACCCTGAGCCCTGGGAGGAGTACAGAAACAAGCAGTACAAG TTCTACTCTCCCAACAGAGACTACAGCAAGGAGGAATGCCCCGCACCAAAATACTGA
- the LOC123695096 gene encoding MOB kinase activator-like 1, with translation MSFLFGSRSNKTFKPKKNIPEGTHQYDLMRHAAATLGSGNLRLAVMLPEGEDLNEWVAVNTVDFFNQINMLYGTITEFCTEESCAVMSAGPKYEYHWADGHTVKKPIKCSAPKYIDYLMTWAQDQLDDETLFPSKIGVPFPKNFLVMAKTILKRLFRVYAHIYHQHFPEVVQLGEEAHLNTSFKHFIFFVQEFNLIERRELAPLQELIEKLTAKEAR, from the exons ATGAGCTTTTTGTT TGGCAGCCGGTCAAACAAGACTTTTAAGCCAAAGAAGAACATCCCAGAGGGCACCCACCAATATGATCTCATGCGGCATGCGGCGGCGACCCTGGGCTCGGGCAACCTGCGGCTGGCCGTCATGCTGCCTGAGGGGGAGGACCTCAACGAGTGGGTCGCCGTCAACA CTGTAGACTTCTTCAACCAGATCAACATGTTGTACGGCACAATAACAGAGTTCTGCACAGAGGAGTCGTGTGCGGTGATGTCTGCGGGGCCCAAGTACGAGTACCACTGGGCCGATGGACACACCGTCAAGAAGCCCATCAAGTGCTCCGCGCCCAAGTATATTGACTACCTGATGACGTGGGCGCAGGATCAACTCGATGATGAAACACTCTTTCCCTCCAAAATAg GTGTGCCGTTCCCCAAGAACTTCCTGGTGATGGCGAAGACGATCCTGAAGCGGCTGTTCCGCGTGTACGCGCACATCTACCACCAGCACTTCCCCGAGGTGGTGCAGCTCGGTGAGGAGGCACACCTCAACACCTCCTTCAAGCACTTCATCTTCTTTGTGCAG GAGTTCAACCTGATCGAGCGACGCGAGCTGGCGCCGCTGCAGGAGCTCATCGAGAAGCTCACCGCCAAGGAGGCGCGATGA
- the LOC123694814 gene encoding basic proline-rich protein-like isoform X2, protein MPPPGMCGPGGPGVPGTFPPHPPHAHPQHHAPWLGAGSQPPPPGSQPPPPAFPPPPPPSRHQGENGSGGSGPNPGQMPPPPPGMMMAGGGWRGGFPPPWAAPPPPFLAPPPPPPPLSSS, encoded by the exons ATGCCGCCGCCCG GTATGTGCGGTCCAGGCGGGCCGGGCGTGCCGGGCACGTTCCCGCCGCACCCGCCGCACGCGCACCCGCAGCACCACGCGCCATGGCTAG GTGCAGGCAGCCAGCCGCCGCCGCCGGGCAGCCAGCCGCCCCCGCCCGCCTTCCCCCCACCGCCGCCGCCGTCAAGGCACCAG ggaGAGAACGGATCCGGCGGATCGGGGCCTAATCCTGGACAGATGCCGCCACCTCCACCgg GCATGATGATGGCGGGTGGCGGGTGGCGCGGCGGGTTCCCCCCGCCGTGGgccgcgccgccgccgccctTCCTCGCGCCGCCGCCCCCGCCGCCGCCCCTCTCCTCGTCCTAG